Proteins co-encoded in one Nicotiana sylvestris chromosome 7, ASM39365v2, whole genome shotgun sequence genomic window:
- the LOC138873103 gene encoding uncharacterized protein, with protein sequence MAAPPNFEEDQFTYRPPRFNGKYYGWWNTRMHDFIIAEDSVLWDVICDGPYVLTKVLEEIPFLMPKTRKEYTDADRKVVEKNFCAKKIFVCGIGPDEYNRISACDTAKEIWEALRTAHEGTTKVKQSKIDMLTTEYELFRMKDDESIQDMHTRFTSIINELHSLGETIPRNKLVRKILSILCSSWESKINAITEVKDL encoded by the coding sequence atggctgctccaccaaattttgaagaagatcAATTTACATACAGACCACCTAGGTTCAATGGaaaatactatgggtggtggaatACAAGAATGCACGATTTTATCATAGCTGAGGATTCTGTGTTATGGGATGTCATATGTGACGGCCCTTACGTCCTAACAAAGGTACTTGAAGAAATTCCATTCTTAATGCCAAAAACTAGAAAAGAATACACCGACGCAGATAGGAAAGTTGTGGAGAAGAATTTTTGTGCAAAGAAGATTTTTGtatgtggaataggacctgaTGAATACAATAGAATCTCTGCTTGTGAtactgctaaggagatatgggaagctttgcgAACAGCTCATGAGGGAACCACCAAAGTAAAGCAATCTAAAATCGATAtgctcactaccgagtatgaactcttcaggatgaaggacgatgaatctattcaagatatgcacacaagattcacttccatcataaatgagttacactcacttggtgaaaccATTCCTAGGAACAAGCTAGTAAGGAAAATCCTCAGTATCCTTTGTAGCTCTTGGGAAAGCAAGATAAACGCTATTACTGAAGTAAAGGACCTATAG
- the LOC138873104 gene encoding structural maintenance of chromosomes protein 3-like, which translates to MASPPNFEEGQSTYRPPRFNGQYYGWRKTRIHDFIMVEDSELWYIICDGPHVPMKKVGESGPMVPKTRKEYNDIDRKVVEENFRAKKILEALQTAHEGTTQVKQSKIDMLTTEYELFSMKDDESIQDMHTRFTSIINELHSLGEIIPRNKLVSKVLSVLPSSWESKVNVITEAKDLQTLTMDELIGNLKTYEMKRKKDSKRREPKKEKNLVLKDENNDLSEEESDMSYLTKRFQKMEHYKHNSDKAAKRNPVLDKRFSQKSVADNVVKQSLAAWGDSSGKSEGGPDAGNSSMMVVENEAKEYDSLFALMDQSDDDEDDDNDEVNFRDVQRNLKSYSSKKLMSLANVLIGAYYSLVNDKDALTIELGDAEQSRDDLVVCVVDLNEIIGPNREPDTLGLHYKLADSS; encoded by the exons ATGGCTTCTCCACCtaactttgaggaaggacaatcaacctacagacctcctagATTCAATGGTCAGTATTACGGCTGGCGGAAGACTCGTATACATGATTTTATAATGGTAGAAGACTCCGAGCTGTGGTACATCAtctgtgatggtccacatgttcctatgaagAAGGTTGGAGAATCTGGACCAATGGTGCCGAAAACCAGAAAAGAATACAATGATATTGATAGAAAAGTTGTTGAGGAGAactttcgtgccaagaaaattttg GAAGCATTGCAAACGGCACatgaaggaactactcaggttaaacagtccaagattgacatgctcaccacCGAGTATGAGCTTTTTAGTATGAAAgatgatgagtctatacaagacatgcacactagattcacatctatcataaatgagcttcattcacttggagaaattattcctagaaacaagcttgtaagtaAGGTTCTCAGTGTTCTACCTAGCTCTTGGGAGAGTAAGGTAAATGTtatcactgaagctaaagatttacaaactctaaccatggatgagctgattggaaatctgaagacatacgagatgaaaagaaagaaagacagtaaAAGAAGAGAGCCAAAAAAGGAGAAGAACCTGGTGCTCAAGGATGAAAACAATGACTTAAGTGAAGAAGAAAGTGATATGTCCTATCTCActaaaagatttcaaaagatg GAGCATTACAAACACAACTCTGACAAAGCAGCAAAAAGAAACCCGGTTCTTGACAAACGATTCAGTCAAAAAAGTGTAGCTGACAATGTTGTGAAGCAATctcttgctgcatggggagactcctccGGTAAATCAGAAGGGGGACCAGATGCAGGAAATAGTTCCATGATGGTAGTGGAAAATGAAGCAAAGGAATATGATTCATTGTTTGCATTGATGGATCAGTCcgatgatgatgaagatgatgacaatgatgaggtaaatttcagggatgttcagagaaaccTGAAGTCCTACTCTTCTAAGAAATTGATGTCTTTAGCAAATGTTTTAATTGGTGCATATTATAGTCTTGTTAATGATAAGGATGCCCTGACCATAGAGCTAGGAGAtgctgaacaatctagagatgatctggtggtctGTGTGGTTGATTTAAATGAGATCATAg gaCCAAATAgagaacctgacacacttgggctACATTACAAGTTAGCGGATTCCAGCTAA
- the LOC138873102 gene encoding uncharacterized mitochondrial protein AtMg00810-like, with the protein MQDELHQFERNNVWHLVPRPSDRTIIGTKWVFRNKLDEHGNTIRNKSRLVVQGYNHEEGIDYDETFAPVARMEAIRIIIAFASHMKFTLFQMDVKTDSLCEEFTKLMGSEFEMSMMGELNFFLGLQVKESSKGTFICQQKYIRELLKRFDIEASKVIDTLIATATRLDMDETGSPMNQTIYRGIIGSLLYLTTNRPDIVFSVGLCARFQSNSKESHLKAAKRILRYIKGTQDLVLYYPLGESFNLIGYADADYAGYFVDRKSTSGMAHFLGSCLISWDIFTKALSREHFERNRVKLGLLKPNWEPDSSSFGYENHLQVIMHDEHRSCRCSAWTIKED; encoded by the exons ATGCAAGATGAGttacatcagtttgaaaggaacaatgtctggcacctggtacctagaccctcagatcgaaccattataggaaccaagtgggtattcaggaacaagcttgatgaacatggaaacaCCATAAGGAACAAGTCCaggctagtggttcaaggctacaatcatgaggaagggattgattatgatgaaacgtttgctccggtcgctcgcatggaagctattagaattaTAAttgcttttgcatctcatatgaaattcaccttgttccaaatggatgtcaaaa CTGattctctgtgtgaagaatttacaaaactcatgggaagtgagtttgaaatgagcatgatgggggaactgaactTCTTCTTGGGCCTTCAAGTAAAAGAGTCCTCAAAGGGAACATTtatttgtcagcaaaaatacatcagggagctcttgaagaggttcGACAtagaagcatcaaaggtgatagacactctCATTGCTACGgctactcgactggacatggatgaaactggatcCCCTATGAATCAAACCAtctatagaggcattattgggtctcttctctatctcacTACCAACAGACCTGATATTGTCTTCAGTGTGgggctatgtgcaaggtttcaatcaaattctaaggaatctcatttgaaggctgccaaaagaattcTGAGATACATTAaaggaacacaggacctggtCCTTTATTATCCCTTAGGTGAAAGTTTTAATCTCATTGGATATGCTGATGCAGACTATGCAGGTTATTttgtggacaggaaaagcacttctggaatggctcacttcctaggttcatgtctcatctcttggg atatcttcaccaaagcattaagtagggaacattttgaaagaaacaggGTGAAGCTTGGGCTTTTAAAACCTAATTGGGAACCTGATTCCTCATCAtttggctatgaaaatcaccttcag GTAATCATGCATGATGAGCATAGAAGCTGTAGATGCAGTGCATGGACGATAAAAGAGGATTGA